Proteins encoded by one window of Cyanobium sp. NS01:
- the brxL gene encoding BREX system Lon protease-like protein BrxL, which yields MTTTSNTATNSAVQAHSPLDQKILEHFPGLVVRKDLTTELKQNAVVPTYVLEYLLGQHCATDDPTLIAEGLESVRRILAKHYVHRNQAELVKSTIKERGTHKVIDKLTVELNDKGGFYEVEFTNLGLKKVPIDVDFIKRYPKLLVGGIWAITDVEYELPTDPKASPWQISSVKPIQVAGVDHDEFLAARAKFSTDEWMDVLMQSVGFNPEFFSRRAKLLTLIRLIPYCERNYNLLELGPKGTGKSHIFAEFSPHGMLISGSEVTAPKLFVSNASGKIGLVGYWDCICFDEFAGKDKRVDKTLVDIMKNYMANRTFSRGIEQLSAEASMVFMGNTQKSVATMLKHSHFFEPLPDKYIDSAFIDRLHAFNPGWEVAPVRHELFCTGYGFVVDYIAEVLKHLRTEDYTGLYKPFFEISSEVSTRDQTGFEKTFSGLMKIIHPNGKASQEEIAELLEFAMECRRRVREQILRIDSTFKANDFIYRDLETGKAVTVLTPEEKQYPAFAGLRPLSTEGNEKAEPVPGEGGQPVASTNTSPVASDGAPLPASTVKDKVAPQPPEPSALKEHHLVVPENSKGWSYRRLFGDHLSGATGIIIRDPYIRAFHQIRNLVEFLRMVNEITPVGDEVTVHLITGSDHETMERQVEILGKVQDSFAGTSTPFSWEIDASPNFHARSLTTNTGWKITLDRGLDLFQRFESSPFNAAAAVQEARLTKGCEISYIAAKP from the coding sequence ATGACCACAACCTCCAACACGGCCACCAACAGCGCAGTTCAGGCTCACAGCCCCCTGGATCAGAAGATCCTCGAGCACTTCCCCGGCCTGGTGGTCCGCAAGGACCTCACCACCGAACTCAAGCAGAACGCGGTGGTGCCCACCTACGTGCTGGAGTACCTGCTCGGGCAGCACTGCGCCACCGACGATCCCACCCTGATCGCCGAAGGCCTGGAATCGGTGCGGCGCATCCTCGCCAAGCACTACGTGCACCGCAACCAGGCGGAGCTGGTGAAATCGACCATCAAGGAGCGGGGCACCCACAAGGTGATCGACAAGCTCACCGTGGAGCTCAATGACAAAGGCGGCTTCTACGAGGTGGAGTTCACCAACCTCGGGCTCAAAAAAGTCCCCATCGATGTGGACTTCATCAAGCGCTACCCCAAGCTGCTGGTGGGCGGCATCTGGGCGATCACCGATGTGGAGTACGAACTCCCCACCGACCCCAAGGCCAGCCCCTGGCAGATCTCAAGCGTCAAACCCATCCAGGTGGCTGGCGTCGATCACGACGAATTTCTCGCCGCCCGCGCCAAGTTCAGCACCGATGAGTGGATGGACGTTCTCATGCAGAGCGTGGGCTTCAACCCGGAGTTCTTCAGCCGCCGGGCCAAGCTGCTCACCTTGATCCGGCTGATCCCTTACTGCGAGCGCAACTACAACCTGCTGGAGCTCGGCCCCAAGGGAACCGGCAAATCCCACATCTTCGCTGAGTTCTCCCCCCACGGCATGCTGATCTCAGGCTCGGAGGTCACCGCGCCCAAGCTGTTCGTGAGCAATGCCAGCGGCAAGATCGGCCTGGTCGGCTACTGGGACTGCATCTGCTTCGACGAGTTCGCCGGCAAGGACAAGCGTGTCGACAAGACGCTGGTCGACATCATGAAGAACTACATGGCCAACCGCACTTTCTCGCGCGGCATCGAGCAGCTCAGCGCCGAAGCCTCGATGGTGTTCATGGGCAACACCCAGAAGTCGGTGGCCACCATGCTCAAGCATTCGCACTTCTTTGAGCCGCTGCCGGATAAGTACATCGATTCGGCCTTCATCGACCGCCTCCATGCCTTCAACCCCGGCTGGGAGGTGGCACCGGTGCGTCACGAGTTGTTCTGTACCGGCTACGGCTTCGTGGTCGACTACATCGCTGAGGTGCTCAAGCACCTGCGCACTGAGGACTACACCGGCCTGTACAAGCCGTTCTTTGAGATCAGCTCCGAGGTGTCGACCCGTGATCAGACGGGCTTTGAGAAGACCTTCTCTGGCCTGATGAAGATCATTCATCCCAATGGCAAGGCCAGTCAGGAGGAGATCGCTGAGCTGCTGGAGTTTGCGATGGAATGCCGCCGGCGGGTGCGGGAGCAGATCCTGCGAATCGATTCCACCTTCAAGGCCAACGACTTCATCTACCGAGACCTGGAAACCGGCAAGGCGGTGACGGTGCTCACGCCGGAAGAGAAGCAGTACCCCGCCTTTGCAGGACTTCGGCCTCTTTCCACCGAAGGAAATGAGAAGGCAGAGCCAGTTCCTGGCGAGGGAGGTCAGCCTGTTGCGTCAACAAACACATCCCCAGTCGCCTCTGACGGTGCACCCCTTCCGGCATCAACAGTCAAGGACAAAGTGGCCCCACAGCCACCTGAGCCTTCAGCTCTCAAGGAGCATCATCTGGTAGTGCCTGAAAACTCCAAGGGTTGGAGCTACCGGCGCTTGTTCGGCGACCACCTCAGTGGTGCCACCGGGATCATCATTCGGGATCCCTACATCCGGGCCTTCCACCAGATCCGCAACCTCGTGGAGTTCTTGCGCATGGTCAATGAGATCACCCCCGTGGGCGATGAGGTGACAGTGCATCTGATCACCGGTTCCGATCACGAGACGATGGAGAGGCAAGTAGAAATTCTGGGCAAAGTCCAGGATTCCTTCGCGGGAACCAGCACTCCCTTTTCCTGGGAGATCGACGCCAGCCCCAACTTCCATGCCCGTAGCCTCACCACCAATACGGGCTGGAAAATTACCCTTGACCGTGGATTGGATCTCTTCCAGAGGTTCGAGTCTTCTCCCTTCAACGCGGCAGCCGCCGTGCAGGAAGCACGATTGACCAAGGGATGTGAGATCAGCTACATCGCCGCGAAGCCATGA